In the Ornithinimicrobium pratense genome, CCTGGATGAGGTCGAGTGCCTTGACCGACCAGGGAAGAAGCTCGCAGTCAAGGGCGAGCCAGTCCGTCTCCAGCGACTCGAACAGCGGCTTCGCCGAGAGGCGAAGGCGCTGAAGGAGCCCGGTGGTGTCCGCGAAGAAGGGCCGTCCGGTGCGGGTGTAGACAGCGCCGGTGGAGCCGTCGCCGACGCCGAAGCGCCCCTCGGCGGCCTCCGCGTCCTGAGCGATGACGGCGATGGCGCGCGAGCCCATGTGCTTCTCCTCGCACACAACCCGCGTGACGCCCCAGCCGGCGTACTCCTCGAACGCCTCCTCCGGGTGCTCCAGGAACCCCTCCAGGGTGGAGGTGGCGACCGGCGACATGGCCGGTGGCAGGTAGACCAGCCACCGTGGGTCGACGGCAAACCGGCTCATCACCTCCAGCGCGGCCGCGGCGTTCTCCTCGGGGATCTTCACCTTGCCGGCGTGAGCGGTCGCCAACCAGCGAGTACCGGCGACGTCGCCGATCTTGAGCACCGACGGCTCGCGGTCGACCGTGGCCGGCGCCAGCGGACGGACCGGTTCGTACCACTGCTGCTCGGCCGGCACGGACACGATCTGGCGCTCGGGGTAGCGCAGCGCGGTGAGTGCGCCGCCGAAGACCACGCCGGTGTCCAGGCAGATGGTGTTGTTGACCCATTCCGCTTCGGGGACGGGCGTGTGGCCGTAGACGACCATGGCCTGGCCGCGGTACTCCTGCGCCCAGGGGTAACGCACGGGCAGGCCGTACTCGTCGGTCTCCCCGGTGGTGTCGCCGTAGAGCGCGAAGGCGCGGACCCGCCCGGAGGAACGGCCGTGGTAAGCCTCTTTCAGCCCAGCGTGGGCGACGACCAGCTTGCCCCCATCGAGGACGTAGTGGCTGATGAGCCCATCGAGGAAGTCCAGGGTGTGGACCTGGAACTGTTCAGGCTCCTGCTCCAACTGGGCGAGGGACTCGGCCAGGCCGTGAGAGATGGTCACCTTCGATCCGCGCAGGGCGCGCAGCAACTTGGCCTCGTGGTTGCCGGACACGCAGAGTGCGTCGCCGGAGGCAACCATGCCCATCACCAGGCGCAGCACGCCGACCGTGTCCGGTCCGCGGTCGACCAGGTCACCGACGAAGACGGCCTGCCGGCCTTCCGGGTGGGAGGCTCCGACCGCGACGCCGGCCGCGTCCACGGCCACGGCCCAGCCCAGCTCGGTGAGCAGGGTCCGGAGCTCCGAGGCGCACCCGTGGACGTCGCCGACGATGTCGAAGGGACCGTGCTGGTGCCTGCGGTCGTTCCACGGACGCTCACGCACGATCCGCACCGTGTCGACCTGGTCGGTGCCGCGCAGGACGTGGACCCGCCGGAACCCCTCCTTGTTGAGCTTGCCCAAGGACCGCTGGAGGTCGCGATGCTGCCGGGCGACGACATGGCGGCCGAAGTCCCGATCTGGCCGTGTCGCGTTGCGCTCGGCCGCTAGTGACTCGGGCACGTCCAGCACGATGGCATCCACGAGGACGTCATGACTCTTGGCGAGCTTGACGAGCGAGGCACGAGCGCCCCGCTGCACGTTCGTGGCGTCGACCACGGTCAGCAGGCCGCGACGCAGCCGGGTGCCGACGATGTAGTGCAGCACGTCGAACGCATCCGGCGTGGC is a window encoding:
- a CDS encoding polynucleotide kinase-phosphatase; the encoded protein is MTDVSNELPVTVPAMGLVVLIGVSGSGKSTFARTHFAPTEVLSSDFCRGLVANDENDQSATPDAFDVLHYIVGTRLRRGLLTVVDATNVQRGARASLVKLAKSHDVLVDAIVLDVPESLAAERNATRPDRDFGRHVVARQHRDLQRSLGKLNKEGFRRVHVLRGTDQVDTVRIVRERPWNDRRHQHGPFDIVGDVHGCASELRTLLTELGWAVAVDAAGVAVGASHPEGRQAVFVGDLVDRGPDTVGVLRLVMGMVASGDALCVSGNHEAKLLRALRGSKVTISHGLAESLAQLEQEPEQFQVHTLDFLDGLISHYVLDGGKLVVAHAGLKEAYHGRSSGRVRAFALYGDTTGETDEYGLPVRYPWAQEYRGQAMVVYGHTPVPEAEWVNNTICLDTGVVFGGALTALRYPERQIVSVPAEQQWYEPVRPLAPATVDREPSVLKIGDVAGTRWLATAHAGKVKIPEENAAAALEVMSRFAVDPRWLVYLPPAMSPVATSTLEGFLEHPEEAFEEYAGWGVTRVVCEEKHMGSRAIAVIAQDAEAAEGRFGVGDGSTGAVYTRTGRPFFADTTGLLQRLRLSAKPLFESLETDWLALDCELLPWSVKALDLIQAQYASVGAAAAHALPEALTALEQAAARGLDVSDLTRQAERRLANAAKFRDAYAAYVRPTQGLEGVTLAPFQILAAEGRALALTEPHEWHLAELAKLNDELITPTRHRFVDLASRQERDAATRWWDELTAAGGEGMVVKPAHLTDASVQPGIKVRGREYLRIIYGPDYTDSLPLLRDRHLGKKRQLARREHGLGLEALTAFVDHAPLWKVHQAVFAVLALESEPVDPRL